From Salmo salar chromosome ssa09, Ssal_v3.1, whole genome shotgun sequence:
AGGTAGAACTGTATGACTACCATGCAGTCTCCAGGAACCTTCAAAGGGAGCCGTTTCACCAGAATACCAGCGCCAAGCATTCCTCCCACTCAGCCGTGCATGTCCACCTTTAACTCGGCTATGTTTGGAGCTCCTATTTCTCCGCACCGTTCCTCAGGTGAGTGTCTGTCCGTAGGTCACTTGTACCTGGTATTCAAATGAGCCCGTCAAGTGGGCAGTACCTCTTCTGTGTGGTTGGTTGACTGGAGGTGACCCTGGTGTTACCTGAGGGAAGGTTTGGCTGCTAGCTACAGGTGAGAGGGTTTGGTGGCCACAGGGGGCATGGCAGTGGGAGAGGAAGTGGCAAATGCTCTCCTGAGCTGGGCCACCCGACCACCAAATGCTGGGCTCTCCTCTTCATGACTGACCACcactagagagatagagagggaaaggATTGTAAAAATATATGTTAAGTCAATGAGCTTGAATCGAGTGTAGAGtatgtcatacacacacacttaagcacacaaaaaaaacattctctctctctctctctatcgctctttctctctcacctcttCGGCTCTGTGGGCGGGTCTTTTCTGTGACTGACAGCTGGGGTTGGAGACAGAGGCTGATGTTGCTGCAGTGGGGTCTGTAGCAGAGGCCCCAGTCCTTTAGGTCGTCTGTGCTGTAGCCTGACACACTGTCCTCCCTGGTGTCCTTTGGGTCGACCTCAGCACTGCCTGTGTCCTGGTCCTCCTCAGAGTCCTTAGAGCCGTCTGAGTCTTCCTGGAAATAGAAGAAGAATGGTGAgctacatcctgtatggtagagctgacatctttctctctctctttccctctctttctgtgtctcatgcacacacacacacgcacgcacgcacacacacacacacacacacacacttacgctGAGTTGCATCGGTATGGCTGATTGTGAGCTGGTTTggtggttctctctgtctgtcagtagagACACAGTATGAAGATCAACCACTAGGTTGTTCATTTCTGTACTCTGTAGTCTGGTGTTGGTACGAAGGGTCTGGAGGAGTTTGGAGGATCTAAATTCATCCACCTCTCCGATCACGCTCACACTCACATCCCCATCATGACCCAACAGCCAGCGCACGCTCTTACTGTGACCTgaggagaaacacacagacacattgaaTACCACACTGTGTAATTAGCACAGATAATACAATTGAAGGTAACTCTTCAAACCTATCACCATTTTAGATCTATTGTCAGAGTTCTTCATGGAGTCTGGTTGTCGTACTGGTTCCAGCCCAGCAGATGGTGCTGTTGTCTTATCAGTGAACAAACACGTTACTGACGTCTGCAGTAGCCGAGCTTTATCTATTGTCCAGTCTATAGGCTCTACACAAACACTGCCTTAGGGTGTTTTTACATATAGTCCTCTTTAAAAGAACCCGATCTCAGTCCTTGTTAAAGTGAACTCTGGGGTAAAAAAAGCAAGAGAACTCAGATGTCTTTGTATTCACACTGTCCTCTCCTTTGAATGAGGACTCAACTCTTTTGCCAGTTCACGTCACCTATTTTGTTGTCTGAGTCCTCTTTGTATTCACATTGCTATGTTTAGAAAGGAACCAAGATCTTTTTCCAACATTCACTCAATGCACAAGACAAGCCATTCTGTCTTATCGGAAGCTAATAGATTGCATGTAGTTATTAGACATCATTATTATAATTAAAAGATAATATTGACATGTAAATATTATTGGTAACAAAATAAATAGCCGAAGAATAACTGCAGATTTAATAATGATGTAATTGAAAGTTGTACCCCCTTGAAGAGCTAGCATTGATTTTGTACCCTATTGTTTTCTCACACTATTCAAAGCCCACAATCGAATAATCAGCGCGTAAAGCTCTCAGCCTACAGATTACATATTTCAAACAAATAATCTGAATGTCGTGTTCGGTACAAAACTCCACACATTTTGGGGAATTTCTGTGCATCCTTGACAATCGCAAAtcaatatccaaaaacagcacatACTTTTTCAGCGAAACTAGACATTATCATCTTGTCTCTTTTGTGACAAGTGAACCTGGGGAGCTTTGTGTTCACATTGCCCTAAAAAAAGGGAACCGGAACTCGGAATTCCAGCGAACCAAACTCAGACCACCTCTCGAGAATCTTAAGGGGTCTGAGTTCCTTTGCAGCGTTCACACTGCACATTAAGCGAACCACAACTGAGTTGACAAAAATTGTCTGAAAGGGACCAAGTGTGAAAACCCCCTTACTGACACACTAGACTATGATCTTCACCTTCCAGTAATCACTCTGATCTGACCTTAGATCTGTGCTAATTGGTGTCATAAGTGGGATTCAGCCTGTCTGTAGTTACAACCTCTAGCCTCTAGTTACAGCCAGGTCACCATTACAGTGATATGAACGCGATACACATGAACAGGCTCCTAGcctaaatttaaaaaatgacCCATTTCAATTCATTCATTTCAGTTCAGATAATTGAAAATAAGCCTATGTAATAAGGGAAGAGCACAATTGCAACAAAAGGTGTGGAAATGTTCAGCAAATCCTCTTGGAAATATGAGATGGATTTTTTAAGCCTACAGGATGGACCACAAGCTGTGTGTGGACGCCTGCATCCTTCCGGTATATGTGTGCGCGTGCGTTGATCTGCTCGTGCATGTGTGACATTTAGGAGTTGTACTGTGTTGCCTACGTACTATCTTACATAAGGAGAGTCTTTCTGGGCCATGGGGCTTTGAGAGGAGAATTAAGGGCCTGTGAGAAGAATGGTGAAGTGTAGTGTTTGTTGCTCAACACTCCGTTCTGCTGGTCAGTTTGACACCAGGTGTTAAGAGATGACCTGGCCTGACCTTCTGCTACtaag
This genomic window contains:
- the zgc:92242 gene encoding SH2 domain-containing protein 4A, coding for MLAQILQEMWVDPEVLEALSEDQKRILFLKMREEQVRRWKEREEKDERERRTREHARTKKGHSKSVRWLLGHDGDVSVSVIGEVDEFRSSKLLQTLRTNTRLQSTEMNNLVVDLHTVSLLTDRENHQTSSQSAIPMQLSEDSDGSKDSEEDQDTGSAEVDPKDTREDSVSGYSTDDLKDWGLCYRPHCSNISLCLQPQLSVTEKTRPQSRRVVVSHEEESPAFGGRVAQLRRAFATSSPTAMPPVATKPSHL